The Helicoverpa armigera isolate CAAS_96S chromosome 18, ASM3070526v1, whole genome shotgun sequence genome has a window encoding:
- the LOC110375787 gene encoding actin-related protein 2/3 complex subunit 2, whose product MILLEINNRIIEDTLTVKYKNALARLKPESIDVKVADFDGVLFHISNVNGDKTKVRVSISLKFYKQLEEHGADELLKRVYGPLLTEAESGYNISLLLDLENIPDDWEDVVKKVGLLKRNCFASVFERYFRLQEDGDVSHKRAVINYRQDETLYVEAQEDRVTVVFSTVFRHEDDMVIGKVFMQELKEGRRASHTAPQVLFSHKEPPLELMDTDARVGDNISYVTFVLFPRHTCAAARDNTIDLLHMFRDYLHYHIKCSKVYVHSRMRAKAGDLLKVLNRARPQTSSRPTERKTITGRTFVRRD is encoded by the exons ATGATCTTACTCGAGATCAATAATAGAATTATAGAAGATACTTTaacagttaaatataaaaatgcactGGCGCG CTTAAAGCCAGAGTCAATAGATGTGAAAGTTGCAGATTTTGATGGAGTACTCTTCCATATATCTAATGTGAATGGAGATAAAACCAAAGTTAGG GTTAGTATATCACTGAAGTTCTACAAGCAGTTAGAAGAACATGGAGCAGATGAACTCCTCAAAAGAGTATATGGGCCACTCCTCACGGAGGCAGAGTCTG GCTACAATATTTCGTTGCTGCTGGACTTGGAGAACATTCCCGACGACTGGGAGGACGTAGTGAAGAAGGTCGGCCTCCTCAAGAGGAACTGCTTCGCGTCAGTGTTCGAGCGCTACTTCAGGCTCCAGGAAGATGGTGATGTCAGCCACAAGCGCGCCGTCATCAACTACCGACAGGATGAGACGCT ATACGTGGAAGCGCAAGAGGACCGCGTGACCGTGGTGTTCTCGACGGTGTTCCGGCACGAGGACGACATGGTCATCGGCAAAGTGTTCATGCAGGAGCTCAAGGAGGGCCGGAGAGCGTCCCATACTGCGCCACAA gtattGTTTTCACACAAGGAACCGCCCTTAGAACTAATGGACACGGACGCGAGAGTAGGCGACAATATCAGTTATGTTACGTTTG TGTTATTCCCGCGACACACgtgcgcggcggcgcgggacaACACCATCGACCTGCTGCACATGTTCCGCGACTACCTGCACTACCACATCAAGTGCTCCAAGGTGTACGTGCACTCGCGCATGCGCGCCAAGGCCGGCGACCTGCTCAAGGTGCTCAACCGCGCCCGCCCACAGACCTCCTCGCGCCCCACCGAGCGCAAGACTATCAC